The sequence below is a genomic window from Arthrobacter sp. U41.
GCGCCGCCACAGGGCTGAGGGCCAAGTCGTTGATTCACTACGTTGAGGGAGTGCACCAGTGCAGGAAACCACCGCCAACCAGGTAGCAGCCAACGCCACATCCTCCTTCACTGAACATCTGCAGCGCCAACGCCCCGACTTACTGCCGTTCGGCCAACTGGCTTTCGGCCAGGGCCAGCAGCTTCCGGCGGGCCACCCCGTCACACCCCTGCAGGCGCCGCACGGGACAACGATCGTGGCCCTGACCTACGCCGGCGGGGTGCTGATGGCGGGGGACCGGCGCGCCACGATGGGCAACGTCATCGCCAGCCGGCACATCGAGAAAGTGTTCCCGGCGGACCAGTATTCCGTGCTCGGCATCGCCGGGACTGCGGGCATCGCGCTCGACATCACCCGGCTCTTCCAGGTCGAACTCGAACACTACGAGAAGATCGAAGGGACCCTCCTGAGCCTCGACGGCAAAGCCAACCGGCTCGGGGCCATGATCCGCAGCAACCTGCCGATGGCGATGCAGGGCCTCGCCGTGGTCCCGCTGTTTGCCGGCTTCGACCGTCCCGCCGGCCTTGGCCGGCTCTTCTCCTATGACGTCACCGGCGGACGGTACGAGGAGCAGGAG
It includes:
- the prcB gene encoding proteasome subunit beta → MQETTANQVAANATSSFTEHLQRQRPDLLPFGQLAFGQGQQLPAGHPVTPLQAPHGTTIVALTYAGGVLMAGDRRATMGNVIASRHIEKVFPADQYSVLGIAGTAGIALDITRLFQVELEHYEKIEGTLLSLDGKANRLGAMIRSNLPMAMQGLAVVPLFAGFDRPAGLGRLFSYDVTGGRYEEQEHHSVGSGSMFARGALKKLWRPNLPEQEAVAVAVEALYDAADDDSATGGPDPVRQLWPVVYIVNRTGAFRVPERELAAMAGTIIESRAVAQREA